AGCTTGCGCTCGGCGTGCGGCAGGTTGTAGCGCGTGGCGAAGATCGCGCGTCGCGTCGCGTCCATCGGCCAGAGCAGCAGCCCGACGTAGATCAGGGGCAGCGGCGCGTCGGGCGGGTGGAGGGCACGTGCCGCCGGAAATTGATGGAGCCACGCGGTGCTCCAGACCAGCTCAAGCTGCGGAAACGTGCCCCACGCATGCAGCAGCGTCAGCGCGGCCTCCGGCTCCGGCTCGCTCAGCAGCAGCCATAGCTCGTGCAAGATGCGCTGCGCCGAGGTCCGCGCGATCATCGCGACATCCAGCGCCTGGCCGATCAGCGCGGTCGTGTGCGGCTCGACGGCGAAATGCAGGCGCGTGGCGATGCGCGCGCCGCGCAGGATGCGCGTCGGATCGTCGTTGAACGAATCATCATGCAGCACGCGCATGAGGCCATGACGAATGTCGCGCAGGCCGTCGTACGGGTCGAGCAGCTTCACATCGGGTATGTCCAGGCGCAGCGCCAGCGTGTTGATCGTAAAATCGCGGCGATGCAGATCGTCTTTGATGTGCGATGGCGTGATCACCGGCAGCGCGGCGGGCGCGGGATAGACCTCGCGGCGGGCGGTGACAAAATCGATCGCGAAGGGCGCGCCGTCGACCTCGATCTCAACCGCCGCCGTCCGAAACGCGGCGTGCTCGGTCAGCCTGCCGCCGACATGCGCGTGAAACGCCTCGGCAACCGGCCAGGCATCGCCCTCGATCACCAGATCGATGTCGGTGATCGGCTGCTCAAGAACCAGATCGCGAACGGGGCCGCCCACCAGATAGATTGGCACGCGCTGCTGCTGGCCGATCAGCGCTGCTGTTTGCAGCAGGCGATAGACCTCAGGCGTGAGCGACCGCGCCAGCCGTCCCGCCAGCTCGGACTCTGACGGCGGGCTGCTCACAGCACGCCCTTGGTGCTCGGCACCTGGCCCTGAATCCGCTCGTCGATGCGCGTTGCGGCGTCGAGGGCGCGGGCAAAGGCTTTGAACAGGCCCTCTGCCTTGTGGTGATCATTGCGACCGTAGTGGACGCGCAGATGCGCCGTGATGCGCGCGTGGATCGCGATCGTCTCGAAGATGTGCCAGATCAGATCGGTGCTCAGGCCGCCCAGGCGGTCGGTGTGAAACTCGGCATCGACGACGGCGTAGGGTCGTCCGCTGATGTCGATCGCGGCAAAGCAGAGCGCCTCGTCCATCGGCACGAACGCATGCGCCGCGCGCACGATTCCGGCCTTGTCGCCGAGCGCCTGGCTGATCGCCTGGCCCAGGCAGATCGATACGTCCTCTGCGGTGTGATGCTCGTCGATGTGCAGATCCCCGACACACTGGACCGTGAGATCGAACTGGCCGTGCCTGGCAATATGCTCCAGCATGTGGTCGAAAAAGCCCACGCCGGTGCTGATCGTCGATTGGCCGCTGCCGTCGAGATTCAGCGTGAGCGTGATCTCCGTCTCTTTGGTCGTGCGCTCGATGGTCGCCGTCCGTGGCATGGAAGCTCCTCGGTTTTGAGTTCAAAGTCAAAGTTCAAGGTTATTCTCTGTTCTTTGTTCTTTGATCTTTGTTTTCTCGATAATCTCCATCACCTCATCGAAGAGCAGCCCGTTGGTAGAGAGCGCGCTGCCGCCGTGGATCGTGGAGACGCCGCGCCAGTCGGTGAAGGTGCCGCCCGCCTCCTGAACGATCGGCAGGAGCGCGGCACAGTCCCACGAGTTCATGATCGGATCGAGCATCATCTCGGCGCGGCCCGTCGCCACCAGGATATGGCCGTAGCAATCGCCCCAGGTGCGCCCGAACTTGGTCCGCCGCTCGAGCTCGCGATAGGCCGCGCCGCGCCCGTGCTCGTCGAACGAGCGCGTATCCGACGCCAGCATCACCGCGTCGGCAAGCTGCGCAACGTTGCTGACCTGCGCCCGCCGCCCGTTGAGCGTACAGCCCTCGCCGCGCGCCGCCGCGATCATCTCGCCCAGCGCCGGGAGGAAGCACACGCCGACGATCGGCTCGCCGTCGCGCTCCAGCCCCACGAGCACGCCGTAGAGCGGCACGCCCTGCACGAAAGACTTGGTGCCGTCGATCGGATCGAGAATCCAGCGGTAGCGCCCGCCCGGATTGGCCTCGCCGTACTCCTCGCCTAGGATGCCGTGATCGGGAAAGCGCGCCTCGATCATCGCCCGCAGCCGCTGCTCGGCCTGCCGGTCGGCGATCGTCACGGGCGTGAGATCGACCTTCGTCTCTGGCACAACCCCGGTGCCGAAGTAGGCCAGCGTGATCTTGCCGGCCTGCCAGGCCAACTCCTGGGCAAAATCCAGTAGTTGCCGGATCGGTTCGTCGCGCATGATAACCTCGGAACACAACAAAGAACAACAGAACAAAGAACAAAGAGCAAACGGAGCACAGAGAACTAAGAACCAAGCACCGAGAACCGAGAATCAAGAGCAGGAGACTCGAAACTTGAAACCTGGAACTCGAGACGCTACTGCCCACGCAGCGCCGCCAGCAGCCGATCGTTCTGGGCTGGCGTGCCGATGCTGACGCGCACACAGTCGCTCAGGCCGGGCTTGTTGTAGTGGCGGATCAGGATGCCGCGCTGCTCCAGCGCCGCCTTCAGCTCTTTGCCGCGTCCGTCGTGGAGGCGGATCAGGATGAAGTTGGCCTGCGATGGGTAGGGCCGCAGCCCGGCGATCATCTGAAGCTCGCCAAAGACGCGCTCCCGCTCGGCGACGATACGCCGCACGTTGTCCATCAGGTAGGGCAGATCGTCGAGCGAGGCGATGGCGGCGGCGTTGGCAGCCATGTTGATGTTGTAGGGCGGCTTGATCTTCCATAGGTGCTGGATGATCGGCTCCGGGATCAGCCCGTAGCCGATGCGCAGGCCAGCCAGCCCGGCCCACTTCGAGAAGGTGCGCAGCACGATCAGGTTGGGCACGGTGCCGACCAGATCCGCGACGCTCGCGCCGCTAAATTCGGCGTATGCCTCGTCGATCACGATCACGGCGGGCAGCTCCAGCAGCCGCTCGACAGCGGCGCGCGGCAAGATGCTGCCGTCGGGGTTGTTGGGCGAGGGCAAAAAGACCAGCTTGGCGCGCTCAGCCTGCACGGCCTCTGCAATGCGCTCTACATCGACGTTCCAGTGCCCGTCGCGCGGCACCTGCACGATGCGCCCTCCGACGACGCCGGTATTGAAGCTGTACATGCCGAAGGTCGGCGGCGCTTCGACGACGGCATCGCCCGGCGCGAGGAACAGGCGCATCAGCAGATCGATGATCTCATCGGAGCCGTTGCCGCACAGAATGCGCGACTCGGGCTGTCCCGTGTAGCGCGCCAGGGCGCGGCGCAGCGGCAGTTGATCGGGATCGGGGTAGATGGCATAGTACGGGTAGGCGGCGATAGCTTCCACGGCGCGCGGCGACGGGCCGTAGGGGTTTTCGTTGGCGTCGAGCTTGACGATCTGGTCTGCGGGTAAGCCCAGGCGCTCGCTGAGCGCTTCAAACGGCACGATCGGCGTGTACGGCTCCAGCGCGGCCAGATCCGGGCGGATAAGCGATGCAATGTCCATGCGCTCGATTATAGCATGGGGAGCGAGAGAACAAAGAACCGAGCACTGCCCGCGCCGTGCCCGGTTCTTTAGTCGCCGCGCTCGTCCGATCGGATGGGTCCGGCTGTGTCGATCGGGCTGATCCGCCCTCTATGTCGGCCGCCTGTACAGCCGCATGCCCAGTAGCGTCAGCGCGCCCAGCACGACGAGCACGCCCGCTGCGATGGCACCAAGAACGAACCGCTGGCTCGGCGCTGCCTCAGCGCTCGGCGGCGCTGCGCCCTCTGGCTCGCCCGCCGGGGGCGTGCCCTGGCCGAGCGCGGCCAGATCGTCTTGCGCGTCTGCCAGCAGGCTGGTGCGGCTGCACAGGCTAACCGATAGCTGCCCGTCGATGGTTTGGGCATAGACCAGATACTCGCCGCCGTTCTGGAACGTGAAGCCGCAGCTTGCGCTATCCCGCGCTGTCTGCACGATCACGCTGCGGGGCACCTGGCCTTTCCAGACCTGATCGACCTGAAAGGCGACGTTGACCGGATCTGCGCTGCTGACGGCTGGGCCTTGCGGTGCCGTCTGCTGCGCCACCGTTCCCGTAAAGACGGCGCTGGCAAGGCCCAGCTCTTGCTGCGGCGGTCCAGGCATCATGCAGGAGCAGGCAAAGACGCACGGCGCGTCGATCAGCGCTACGCCGAGCGCAATTACCATGACGAGTCCAATGATCCAATTTCGAGACATGCTGTGCATCCTCCGAGTGCCAAGTTCAAAGTTTCGAGTTCAAAGTTGAATCACGTCCCTTTGTTCTTTGTTCTTTGTTCGTTGCTTGTTGACGTGTTCCCTTGTTCCTTTGTTCCTTTGTTCACTTGTTCTCTCGCCCTTTGTTCTTTACTTCACATACAGATACAGCTCGCCGGGCTGTAAGAGATGGCAGCGCTGCCACGGAAAGCGGCGATCGAGATCGTCCCACAGCTCAGCCGGATTGAGCCGGTTGGTGGCAAAGAGATCGTTGTGCATGCCGATCAGCACCTCGGCCCCGATGTCGTGCGCAAACTGAGTCGCCTCGCGTGGCAGGACGTTGCCGAGGATGTCCTGCCGCTCCCTGAGATAGTCGCGCCCATTGATCGGCAGCAGCGCCACATCGACCGACAGGCCATCGAGCGCCTGATACAGCGCCGGTACGAGCAGCGTATCGCCGGTGTGCAGCAGCGTGATGTCGCCCCAGGCGAGCAGAAAGCCCATCCAGCGCGAATAACCCTCGTCGTCGATCGTCAGATCGTAGTGGGCGGCGGGCAGCGCGCGATACCGCAGATCCTTGATCGTATAGTCCGCGCCAAGCTGCGGCACGTGAATGCGCTCACCGGCAATGCCCGCGTCGGCGAGCAGCGTCTTGCTCTGCGGCGAGACAACCACCTGAGCAGCGGGCGACGCGGCCAGCAGCGGCTTGAGCGTCTCCACATCGGTATGATCGGGATGCTCGTGGGTACACAGCACCAGATCGACGCCGCGCAGCATGTCGGACTCCAGCGGCGGCGGGAATCGCCGCTCAGGCCCGCCCATCGCGCGGATCGCGTCCGAGAGGTAGGGATCGATCACCGCCAGCGTCGTGCCGCTCTTGACCACAAAGCCGGATTGTCCAAGCGCCCACAGCGCGACCATGCCCTGCGGCACCGCCAACTGCTCGATCTGCGCCGCCAGCGCCGCGCCCGTGCGGATCGTCATAGCTGCTCCCTCCTTGTGCCTCGTGTGGAGTATAGCCGCACGCTGCGGCAGCGGCAAGCGCACGCCGATCGTGGGTTGAGTCGGGGGAGGGAGCAGACAGCGGAGAGGCGGAGCCGCCGCCTCCGCTCACCGGATGAGGTTGGTAAACGGAGGCCGCTGGATAGGCATCGTTATTTGGCGATGATCGGAATCAGCGCCCGACGCGGCAGGTTGATCGGCAGATGGCCGTTGGCCGCGCCCGGTGTGCCGCCGCTGCCGATCGAGGCTCGCCAGCTCGTCGCCGCGCTGTTGTCGGCGTTGGGATTGAGCAGGCTGAGCGACTTGCCGCTGCCGTTCGGCTCTGTCGGCCAGGGAGCCGTGATCTGATAGTCGACGAAGTCGATCGGCGTGCCGAGCGCGTCGATCAGCTCAAGCGCCTCGCCCTCGTTCGACAAATTGCCCCGGTAGTCGCCAAAGGGCGCAGCGCTATAGCGCGCCTGGAAGCTGCCGCGCTCGCTCGCCAGCACAAGGTATTGCCCCGGCGCGATCGTCGTGCTCGGCGGGAAGTGAAAGCTGATGCCGCGCGAGAACGAGACATTATCCAGCCGCAGCGGAATGCCGCCTTTGTTGTGCAGCTCGATAAACTCGTAGTCGTCGGGGTCCAGGCCAGCGGGCGACGACGGCGCGACCGGGCTGTAGTGGATCTCGTTGATCACCAGATTCTCAAAGGGCTGTGGCGGGTAGAACGTATACGCTGCGAGAGGACTCCACGCGCTGCCGTTGAGCACGCGCGCGCGCACCGTCATCACGCGGCTGATCGCCACGTTGACCGAGTCGGCACCGTTGAGCGCGCCCGGCGCGACCGCCCCAAACTCTGCCCGTGGATCGCTGCCGTCGATGGTGTAGTAGATCGTGCCAGCGCCGCCGTTAGGCCCGTTCGAGAGATTGAGCGTCGTGTTGGCGGGCACCGCGCCGCCGGTCTGCGAGAACGCGGGCGGCTTGAGCGTGGTCTGATACCAGCCG
The Herpetosiphonaceae bacterium genome window above contains:
- the hisB gene encoding imidazoleglycerol-phosphate dehydratase HisB, with translation MPRTATIERTTKETEITLTLNLDGSGQSTISTGVGFFDHMLEHIARHGQFDLTVQCVGDLHIDEHHTAEDVSICLGQAISQALGDKAGIVRAAHAFVPMDEALCFAAIDISGRPYAVVDAEFHTDRLGGLSTDLIWHIFETIAIHARITAHLRVHYGRNDHHKAEGLFKAFARALDAATRIDERIQGQVPSTKGVL
- the hisC gene encoding histidinol-phosphate transaminase; the protein is MDIASLIRPDLAALEPYTPIVPFEALSERLGLPADQIVKLDANENPYGPSPRAVEAIAAYPYYAIYPDPDQLPLRRALARYTGQPESRILCGNGSDEIIDLLMRLFLAPGDAVVEAPPTFGMYSFNTGVVGGRIVQVPRDGHWNVDVERIAEAVQAERAKLVFLPSPNNPDGSILPRAAVERLLELPAVIVIDEAYAEFSGASVADLVGTVPNLIVLRTFSKWAGLAGLRIGYGLIPEPIIQHLWKIKPPYNINMAANAAAIASLDDLPYLMDNVRRIVAERERVFGELQMIAGLRPYPSQANFILIRLHDGRGKELKAALEQRGILIRHYNKPGLSDCVRVSIGTPAQNDRLLAALRGQ
- a CDS encoding MBL fold metallo-hydrolase; the encoded protein is MTIRTGAALAAQIEQLAVPQGMVALWALGQSGFVVKSGTTLAVIDPYLSDAIRAMGGPERRFPPPLESDMLRGVDLVLCTHEHPDHTDVETLKPLLAASPAAQVVVSPQSKTLLADAGIAGERIHVPQLGADYTIKDLRYRALPAAHYDLTIDDEGYSRWMGFLLAWGDITLLHTGDTLLVPALYQALDGLSVDVALLPINGRDYLRERQDILGNVLPREATQFAHDIGAEVLIGMHNDLFATNRLNPAELWDDLDRRFPWQRCHLLQPGELYLYVK
- the hisN gene encoding histidinol-phosphatase, yielding MRDEPIRQLLDFAQELAWQAGKITLAYFGTGVVPETKVDLTPVTIADRQAEQRLRAMIEARFPDHGILGEEYGEANPGGRYRWILDPIDGTKSFVQGVPLYGVLVGLERDGEPIVGVCFLPALGEMIAAARGEGCTLNGRRAQVSNVAQLADAVMLASDTRSFDEHGRGAAYRELERRTKFGRTWGDCYGHILVATGRAEMMLDPIMNSWDCAALLPIVQEAGGTFTDWRGVSTIHGGSALSTNGLLFDEVMEIIEKTKIKEQRTENNLEL